GCGACGAGGGTGATGCCGACGGGGGCGTCCCAGCCGCCGAGTTGCAGGGTGGTGATGCCGATGAGGTCGGTGGCGGCGATCATGGAGAAGCAGATCGCGATGGTGGCGGTGAGGGCGACGGTGGCGAGGATGCGGGCGGTGCGGGTGAAGCGGGCAAGCAGGAGGCAGCCGCCGGCGGCTGCTGCGGGCAGGATCACCGGCAGAGCGATGAGATACGGCATGATGGTTGCCGCGAGGGTGGGGCTCATCGGGGATCCTTTCGGATGGTGTCCGGCTGGTGGTCGGTGTGTTCGTCAAATGGTGGGGTGTCGTCGACGGCGAGGGGTTGTTCGAAGATGTGGGGGCCGAAGTTGTCGCCGTCTTTGGTGGTGCGGCCAGTGGTGGGGTCGGCGGAGGCGTCGTGGTCGGGGGCGGCAGATGCGACGGTGGGCCGGGCGGCGATGACTTTGTCTTCGGTGTCGTCGCTGACAATGTCGGCGGTGCGGTAGCGGTATTGCCGGTAGGCCAGGGCGGCGAGAAACGCCGTCATGGCCATGGTGATGACAATGGAGGTGAGGATCATTGCTTGGGCGAGCGGGTCGGCGTCGGCCGCGGAGATCAGGGAGCCGCGCCCCATGATGGGTGGGGCGCCGGCGGAGCCGCCGGCGGTGAGCACCAGCAGGTTGACTCCATTGCCGGCCAGCAAAAGCCCGAGGATCATTTTGGTCATTGCCCGGTCGAGCAGCAGATACATACCGCAGGCAAACAGCACTCCGGCGGTCACGAGCAAAGTGAGGTTGGCGCTCATCAGCGGTGTCCTCCTGTTGTAGGGGAAGCGGTGGGCTGCGGTGGATTGCCGGTGGCAGGCGGGGCAGGGGAAGTGTGTATCCCCGCAGCCGTTGATGGCGGGGCGGTGGTGTTGGTGGTGGTGCTGGTGCGGCGGCTGCGCCGCTGGGATTCGGCGTCGAGCCGGATACCGAGGGAGGACAAAATGTGGAGCACTAAACCGACAACGATAAGGAACACACCAATGTCGAGCACCATCGCCGAGACCACATGCAGTTCGCCGATCAGCGGCAGATGCAAGTCCACGACACTTGAGGTCAAGGGGGCTACACCGAAAAGCAGCGGGACAATGGTGGTGCCAGTGGCGATGACGAGGCCTGCGCCGAGCAGCGACGACGGGTTGACTGGCAGGGTTGCTTCAAGTTCGGCGGCACCGCCGGCGAGATAGCGCAGGGTCAACGCCAAACCGACGACCAGCCCGGCGGCGAAGCCGCCGCCGGGGCCGTTGTGTCCGGAGAAGAAGAAGTAGGCGGCAACGATGAGCATGGGGTGAAACAGCAGCCGGGCGGCAACATCGACCATCAGCTGCGGCCGATGCGGCCGGGTTTGCTGCCCGGGGCTCGCCACAGATGATGCGGCAAGGGTTTGTCCGGTACCAGGTGGGCTAGGTTGCCCCGCTGCCGGGTCAACCACCACATCAGACGTCAGCAGGGTTGCCCCATGGGTGGGCAGGGTGGGGCGTTTAGAGCGGCGGGTAAAAGGCCGGGTGCGATACACCAGGGAGGACACGCCCACGGCCACCACTGCGAGCACGGAGATCTCCCCGAGGGTGTCGAAGGCTCGAATATCAACCAGCAGCACATTGACCGCATTCGCACCGTGGCCGATCCGTTTCGCAAGATCGCCGATGACTGCCCCAACCGGGGTGTGCTCCCGCGCATTTGCGGCATACACCCCCAGTACAGTCACCATCAGTCCGCTGGCGGCTGCCAGCCATCCCCGCAGACGTGGATCATAGTCCGGGTCAACTGCGGGGGGACGGTGCGGCAATTTCCGCAGCAGCAACACCATCACCACCACGGTGAGTGTTTCCACGACCGCCTGGGTGAGCGCTAAATCGGGGGCACCATGCAGCGCAAACACCACAACCGTACCGAAGCCAGTCACCCCGACAACCAGCAGCGCAGAGAGACGATGCTGTGCCGCTGTGGCGGCAACAGCTGCGATCATCATCACTGCACACACCACTGCCTGGACGGGATGATCCCACAGCCGCAACGTCACCGGCGCCCGCTCCCCAAGGAGCAGCACGATCCCGGGCAGTGCCACAAACGTTGCCAAAATCACTGCCTCGTTGACTGGCAGCGACCCTTTCTGTGTGGAGGCGGTAATCCGCTGGGACACTAGCCGCAGCTGCTGCACAATCCACTCGTAGGCGTGATCGGCGCTGCCTAGTGCCGGTCGGGTGAACATCAACGTCCGAATCACCCGCAGCTGGGATACAACGATCGCCCCGGTAGTAAACACCACCAGGGTTAAAGCCAGCGGCACTGTCCACCCGTGAAACAGGGCAATATGGCCAAGATTGAAAGCCTCCCCGGCTGTCGAATCATTGCCATGGGCACCGGTAAACCGTTGTCTCACCGGTGGCTGTATCAGCTGTTCAACCAGCTGCGGCAGAATCCCGAAGAGCAGCGACAATCCGGCAACAATCGCCGGTGATGCCAGCAGCAGCACACCAGGACGGTGCACTGTGGCCGGATCGATAAGCCCCGCCGCGGCAGGAACGGTATCTGCCGCAGATGGCTCTTGCCGTCTCCGCCCTGGATAGGCGACAAGCGACCGGCTGCCGAAGGCGCCAAGGAAAAAATATGCCGAATAGGCGAAGGTCAACACTGATCCGGCAACCACCGCAACAGTCATAGCAATCGCCGGCATACCAGCGAAAATCGGTTCCTCGACTACCGTTGCCAGCACTGCTTCTTTCGCGATGAACCCCACCGTCGGCGGCACCCCGGCCATCGAGAAACACGCCACTGCCGCAATGACCGCCGGAATCGGCAATAGCCGACCAAGGCCTTGCAGCCGCCGCAGATCACGGGTGCCTGTCGCATGATCAATTGCCCCAACCACCATAAAGAGCGCCGATTTGAAACAGGCGTGCGCAACCACGGTGAGCAACCCGGCCTGCATAGCCTGTGGTGAACCAATGGCAAACACTGCCACCATAAAACCTAATTGGCTGATCGTGCCGTAAGCCAACACCAGTTTTAAATCAAAGGCTTTCAGCGCCATCCACCCGCCCAGCAGCATGGTGAACAACCCCAGCGGAATGACAATCACATGCCACATCGGCCACTGGCTTGCCGTGGGCGCCAGCCGGGCAATCAAATACACCCCAGCTTTCACCATCGCCGCCGAATGTAAATAGGCAGACACAGGTGTCGGTGCCGCCATCGCCTGCGGGAGCCAAAAATGCATTGGTGCCAGCGCCGACTTGGTGACAGCCCCGGCCAGCAAACACACCACCGCCACCTGCAGGGTGACCTGATCAAATGCATCTGCGGGAAGGGTTTCAAACTCGCTAAACCGCCAAATACCGTGGCCAACCCCCAACAGCACAATGCCGACGAGCATTGCCAGGCCCCCAGCCACCGTCACCATCAGCGCCTGGCCGGCGGCGCGGCGGGACGATGCACGCTCCCCGTAGTAGCCCACCAGCAGAAACGACAAAATTGAGGTGATTTCCCAAAAAATGTACATCACCAGCAGTGAATCGGCGATTACCAGCCCAAACATGGCGGCAGCAAATGCCACCATTTGTGCCCCAAAGAGGGTTAGACGGCGGGCAACCTGGTCAAAATAGCCGGCGGTGTAGCACAACACCAGCCCGCCCACCGTCAACACGATCAGCGCAAACACGGAAGCCAGCCCGTCCATGCGGAAATCGAGGGACAGATGCGCCTGCGGCATCCAGTCATAGGTTGCTGTCGGTGGCTGGTCGCCGGTGAAGAGCCCTGCGCCGATTGCCTGCAGCAGCCATCCGGCACAGGCAAATAGGGCAAGGGCTGCAACGATGAACCCGTAGCGTCCACATGTGCGAACCAATAGCGGCATCACCACAGCGGTAACGGTTACAACACCCAAAATCGTCAACATCGCGCCACCTACTTACCGCCATACCCGCATCAGCATCACGCCGCGGCGGCTGCCACACATCAGGTGGGTGTTGCAGACCACGGCAATTTCAATTCCCAATGATGACATGAATTCGCCACAGTTGCCTATTACAGCGCAAACCCCAGCCACCCCAACAGCAACCCGTCCAGCCCGAATTTCAACCCGCCCATGACGGCAGCCGAACACTGCCCAGACCCCGTCCGGTAACAACTGTTGCGATAAATTATTCTCACCAAACCGGCAGCGTGACACATGCTGTCGTGTTTTCTGCCGCGGCGCGAGTCATTGAGCAGGAAAGACAACACCACGATCCACCGGAAGTAGTTTTCCAACGCTGCATAGCTGACAACGCTCAAACATATCCGATGGATCGTGTTGCAGATTCCCGGCACCTGCGGCTGGTTGCTGTACCTACCAGCCGTTGGCTGCTGTATCAATCGCACACAGCGCCGCGAGGTGCAGGTTCCTGCGGTGATTAGTCCTGGCTGCCGTAGCGCAGCAGGAAGAGTGCTTCAGCGGTGGCGATGGATTCGATCTCGGCGGGGGAGACTGATTCGTTTGCTGAGTGGATCGCGCATTGAGGTTCCTCCACCCCGTAGAGGGCGATAGCAGCGTTTGGATGCAGCTCCTGGAGGGCGGTGGTCAGCGGAATGGATCCACCCGAGCCGATTGCCACCGTCTCCTTATCGTCGAAGGCTTGGGACATGGCGGTGGAGAGAATCTCAGCAACCGGTCCTTCCGTCGTGCCTTGGAATGGCGGGTTCACATCAACGATCGTGACTTCCGCCTGGGCGCCCCATGGGATGTGCCGTGCAACGTGTGCTTTGAGCGCTTCAGCAGTTGCTTGTGCATCCATGCCGGCAGGTACCCGCAGATTGAGGCGGGCGCTGGCAGTGTGCGGCACCGCATTGACTGCATCCTCTACCGGGGTGGAGGTGAAGCCAATGACAGTGACTGCGGGACGGGCCCACACCAGATCGGCTGGTGTGGCATCGTCACCACCGAGCACTGCAACCCCGTCGAGCACACCTGCGTCGGCGGCGAAAGTTTCCTTGTTGTAGGGGGCGCCTGTCCAGCGGCCAGAGCAGTCAACCCCGTCGATGGTGGTTGCCCCGGTGGCGGGATCTTTCAGGGTTGCCAGTGATTGCATCAATGCAGCAACCGCATCAGGTGCCGCACCGCCGAAACTTCCCGAATGGACTGCATGCTGCATGGTGTTGACGGTGACATCAACCAGTGCCCCA
The Corynebacterium choanae DNA segment above includes these coding regions:
- a CDS encoding Na(+)/H(+) antiporter subunit C gives rise to the protein MSANLTLLVTAGVLFACGMYLLLDRAMTKMILGLLLAGNGVNLLVLTAGGSAGAPPIMGRGSLISAADADPLAQAMILTSIVITMAMTAFLAALAYRQYRYRTADIVSDDTEDKVIAARPTVASAAPDHDASADPTTGRTTKDGDNFGPHIFEQPLAVDDTPPFDEHTDHQPDTIRKDPR
- a CDS encoding Na+/H+ antiporter subunit A, producing the protein MLTILGVVTVTAVVMPLLVRTCGRYGFIVAALALFACAGWLLQAIGAGLFTGDQPPTATYDWMPQAHLSLDFRMDGLASVFALIVLTVGGLVLCYTAGYFDQVARRLTLFGAQMVAFAAAMFGLVIADSLLVMYIFWEITSILSFLLVGYYGERASSRRAAGQALMVTVAGGLAMLVGIVLLGVGHGIWRFSEFETLPADAFDQVTLQVAVVCLLAGAVTKSALAPMHFWLPQAMAAPTPVSAYLHSAAMVKAGVYLIARLAPTASQWPMWHVIVIPLGLFTMLLGGWMALKAFDLKLVLAYGTISQLGFMVAVFAIGSPQAMQAGLLTVVAHACFKSALFMVVGAIDHATGTRDLRRLQGLGRLLPIPAVIAAVACFSMAGVPPTVGFIAKEAVLATVVEEPIFAGMPAIAMTVAVVAGSVLTFAYSAYFFLGAFGSRSLVAYPGRRRQEPSAADTVPAAAGLIDPATVHRPGVLLLASPAIVAGLSLLFGILPQLVEQLIQPPVRQRFTGAHGNDSTAGEAFNLGHIALFHGWTVPLALTLVVFTTGAIVVSQLRVIRTLMFTRPALGSADHAYEWIVQQLRLVSQRITASTQKGSLPVNEAVILATFVALPGIVLLLGERAPVTLRLWDHPVQAVVCAVMMIAAVAATAAQHRLSALLVVGVTGFGTVVVFALHGAPDLALTQAVVETLTVVVMVLLLRKLPHRPPAVDPDYDPRLRGWLAAASGLMVTVLGVYAANAREHTPVGAVIGDLAKRIGHGANAVNVLLVDIRAFDTLGEISVLAVVAVGVSSLVYRTRPFTRRSKRPTLPTHGATLLTSDVVVDPAAGQPSPPGTGQTLAASSVASPGQQTRPHRPQLMVDVAARLLFHPMLIVAAYFFFSGHNGPGGGFAAGLVVGLALTLRYLAGGAAELEATLPVNPSSLLGAGLVIATGTTIVPLLFGVAPLTSSVVDLHLPLIGELHVVSAMVLDIGVFLIVVGLVLHILSSLGIRLDAESQRRSRRTSTTTNTTAPPSTAAGIHTSPAPPATGNPPQPTASPTTGGHR
- a CDS encoding M20/M25/M40 family metallo-hydrolase; the protein is MSTSNQRPSNTASSATPAAVKDFIHAQRNDLFAELAKLVALYTVHGETDTAADRQQAVDLLVASIDELNMGFVTKTFDTSDGSTAIVAHRAPKNNQPTVLLYCHYDVVPVPDRDAWISDPLELTERDGRWYGRGAADCKGNVVAHFAALRALHHFGDTGVGITLLIEGSEERGGEGLHDLIHEQPELVAADAIMIVDTGGVAVGVPTLTTSLRGGALVDVTVNTMQHAVHSGSFGGAAPDAVAALMQSLATLKDPATGATTIDGVDCSGRWTGAPYNKETFAADAGVLDGVAVLGGDDATPADLVWARPAVTVIGFTSTPVEDAVNAVPHTASARLNLRVPAGMDAQATAEALKAHVARHIPWGAQAEVTIVDVNPPFQGTTEGPVAEILSTAMSQAFDDKETVAIGSGGSIPLTTALQELHPNAAIALYGVEEPQCAIHSANESVSPAEIESIATAEALFLLRYGSQD